A single genomic interval of Littorina saxatilis isolate snail1 linkage group LG17, US_GU_Lsax_2.0, whole genome shotgun sequence harbors:
- the LOC138952250 gene encoding galactose mutarotase-like, with translation MPCEITQDSFGKTKDGKEVKRFTLKNSSGSLEVKVIEYGAIITEIHVPDRNGKMVDINLAFDEMTGYESGNPEFGAVVGRVANVTAGCQFTLDGKTYSLFKNRPTSSCHGGQRGFADRLWSGKVEGDKLVLKYVSADGEEGYPGELTTTVSYRVTDDNQLTIEYEAITTKPTPVNLTNHSYFNLAGHNAGTMDDHVVTIAADHFLPIDKDGVPTGEIGKVEGTEWDLRKPVRLGDRLHKVPGGEGFCHNFCLTPNEGSQLRFAARVEHPASGRSIECWTTEPGLQFYNSYYLNQPKGKGGAAYTRFGAFCLEAQHYPNSLHEPSFPNIILRPAETYRQTTVYKFGAV, from the exons ATGCCGTGTGAAATTACTCAGGACTCATTTGGGAAGACGAAGGACGGGAAGGAAGTGAAAAG ATTCACTCTAAAGAACAGCAGTGGCAGCCTAGAGGTAAAGGTCATTGAATATGGCGCCATCATCACGGAAATCCACGTCCCTGATCGTAATGGCAAAATGGTCGACATCAACCTGGCCTTCGATGAGATGACAG GCTACGAATCCGGCAATCCGGAGTTCGGTGCTGTCGTGGGGCGAGTGGCCAATGTCACTGCTGGTTGCCAGTTCACGTTGGACGGCAAGACATACAGCCTCTTCAAGAACAGACCTACCTCCTCGTGTCATGGCGGACAGAGAGGCTTTGCTGAT AGACTGTGGAGCGGCAAGGTGGAGGGAGACAAACTGGTGCTGAAGTACGTCAGTGCTGACGGTGAGGAAGGCTACCCAGGGGAGCTAACCACCACTGTCAGCTACAGAGTGACAGACGACAATCAGCTCACCATTGAGTACGAAGCTATCACCACCAAGCCCACTCCTGTCAACCTCACCAACCATTCGTACTTCAATCTCGCAGGACAT AATGCAGGGACAATGGACGACCATGTTGTTACAATTGCTGCTGACCACTTCCTGCCAATTGATAAAGATGGCGTCCCCACTG GCGAGATTGGCAAGGTGGAAGGCACTGAATGGGACCTGAGAAAGCCAGTGAGGCTTGGTGATCGTCTGCACAAAGTGCCGGGAGGGGAGGGCTTCTGTCACAACTTCTGTCTCACTCCTAACGAGGGATCGCAGCTCAGGTTTGCTGCAAG AGTGGAGCATCCCGCGTCAGGTCGCTCCATAGAGTGTTGGACCACGGAGCCAGGTCTACAGTTCTACAACAGTTACTACCTCAACCAACCCAAAGGGAAGGGCGGGGCCGCTTACACACGTTTCGGAGCCTTTTGTCTGGAGGCTCAGCATTACCCCAACAGTCTGCACGAG CCCTCTTTTCCCAACATCATTCTGAGGCCTGCGGAAACATACCGCCAGACGACAGTCTACAAGTTTGGAGCCGTCTAG
- the LOC138952661 gene encoding serine/arginine repetitive matrix protein 1-like yields the protein MKISQEKGERKSLLLQKKQPRFGNNSAKDEAATQEEETHGDEDAFTPTQMEEFRRLANSRASTRSVSRANMLSTTQIPRPLTSASLRASSRAGATRAETPHIFPALRERPLTSMSKGRRESRVGSAATVVGNRQTLASAANMYGGQDQEYDGVMDPTADFSANRRMRMNPRAFSRLSSASRIKVKVMDKTGEFVMKPVSGKPGVVSINGSQDKDDNDHPIMDSKDKMALVKMTTTFKSPTLSSELKTNNLVAIQKSLLGKETKRMTVGEVMAKSRDRRARLFRVQMSLGRQDDLDVPGEDRRRPLTRTASAGERSLERGGPSRLGMGPPRSVVEINTQQRMESPSRLRRSEEDAIRSRAKTAPATRPQGRSTSTPTPAADRPAESTLGVPRRPALRSQSPNPRPAMRRGPTPSAHPKLSVVQLELQDSAKDKAKPHPPHAPRPPHAATPVTPKSARTSAQHRPPCPPRALFPVSAKSLASAGKARPYSVKFGNEKRKAEAKLETAEKECSVHIKYIHTLRDSAAVVRRWKELDRDSEEKLNKWRMRMSFAATRRGNLGKVLSRV from the exons ATGAAGATATCACAGGAAAAGGGAGAACGGAAG AGCCTTCTCCTACAGAAGAAACAGCCACGCTTCGGAAACAACTCCGCTAAGGACGAAGCGGCAACGCAAGAGGAGGAAACTCACGGCGATGAGGACGCCTTCACGCCCACGCAGATGGAAGAGTTCCGACGCCTGGCGAACTCCAGGGCGAGCACTCGCAGCGTCAGCAGGGCCAACATGCTGTCTACCACCCAGATCCCCCGACCCCTGACATCGGCTTCTTTGAGAGCTTCTTCCAG AGCGGGGGCTACCCGTGCAGAGACGCCCCACATCTTCCCCGCCCTGAGGGAGCGGCCCCTCACCTCCATGTCCAAAGGCCGGAGGGAGTCAAGGGTCGGTTCTGCTGCCACCGTTGTGGGCAACCGGCAAACTTTG GCAAGTGCTGCCAATATGTACGGAGGTCAGGATCAAGAATATGATGGAGTTATGGACCCTACCGCTGACTTCTCAGCCAATCGCAGGATGCGGATGAACCCACGTGCTTTCTCCAGACTGTCGTCAGCCAGCAGG ATCAAGGTGAAGGTGATGGACAAGACGGGAGAGTTCGTGATGAAGCCGGTGTCCGGCAAGCCAGGCGTGGTGTCCATCAACGGCAGCCAGGACAAGGACGACAACGACCACCCCATCATGGACAGCAAGGACAAGATGGCGCTGGTCAAGATGACCACCACCTTCAAGTCACCAACACTGTCTTCTGAGCTCAAG ACCAACAACCTGGTGGCCATACAGAAGTCCCTGCTGGGCAAGGAGACCAAACGCATGACGGTGGGCGAAGTCATGGCCAAGTCACGTGACCGGCGCGCGCGACTCTTCCGCGTGCAGATGTCGTTGGGCCGCCAGGACGACTTGGACGTGCCGGGCGAGGACAGACGGAGGCCCCTGACGCGCACAGCCTCCGCTGGGGAGCGCAGCTTGGAGCGAGGAGGTCCCTCACGCCTGGGGATGGGTCCTCCGCGAAGCGTCGTGGAGATCAACACCCAGCAGAGGATGGAGTCGCCGTCAAGGCTGAGGAGGTCTGAGGAGGACGCCATCAGGTCCAGAGCCAAGACCGCTCCTGCTACCCGGCCTCAGGGTCGGTCCACGTCCACCCCCACCCCGGCTGCAGACCGACCCGCAGAGTCCACCCTGGGCGTGCCCCGCAGACCTGCGTTACGGTCGCAGTCTCCCAACCCTCGCCCTGCGATGAGGAGAGGTCCCACCCCCAGCGCTCATCCCAAACTCTCCGTCGTTCAGCTCGAGTTGCAGGACTCTGCCAAGGACAAGGCCAAGCCCCACCCTCCCCATGCACCCCGACCCCCTCACGCCGCTACGCCCGTCACGCCCAAATCCGCCAGGACGAGCGCGCAGCACCGGCCCCCGTGCCCTCCCCGCGCCTTGTTTCCTGTCAGTGCCAAGAGTCTGGCTAGTGCCGGCAAAGCTCGGCCCTACTCGGTCAAGTTCGGAAATGAGAAGCGCAAAGCGGAAGCTAAGCTGGAGACTGCTGAGAAAGAGTGTTCCGTGCACATTAAATACATTCATACGCTGAGAGACTCCGCGGCGGTGGTGCGGCGCTGGAAGGAACTAGATCGGGACAGTGAAGAAAAACTCAACAAGTGGCGCATGCGCATGTCCTTCGCCGCTACCCGACGAGGCAATCTGGGGAAAGTGTTATCCAGAGTGTAG